The Amycolatopsis viridis genome window below encodes:
- a CDS encoding type III pantothenate kinase yields MLLAIDVGNTNVVLGLYEGRGDAAKLVGDWRMRTDAQMTADELALTMRGLLGTHADAITGISALSTVPAVLREMRVMLGRYYPRVPKVVVEPGVRTGVPLLVDNPREVGADRLVNTLAAHHLYRTACVVVDFGTSTNVDVISAKGEFLGGAFAPGIEISVDALAARAAALRKVELARPRSVIGKNTVECLQSGIVFGFAGQVDGLVRRIVRELTARTHEPVTVLGTGGLAPLVIGESETITEHVPDLTLLGLRLAFERQTR; encoded by the coding sequence CGACGTCGGCAACACGAACGTCGTGCTCGGCCTCTACGAGGGCCGGGGGGACGCGGCCAAGCTCGTCGGCGACTGGCGCATGCGGACCGACGCGCAGATGACCGCCGACGAGCTGGCGCTGACCATGCGCGGGCTGCTGGGCACCCACGCCGATGCGATCACGGGGATCAGCGCCCTGTCGACCGTGCCGGCGGTGCTGCGGGAGATGCGGGTGATGCTCGGCCGCTACTACCCGCGGGTGCCGAAGGTGGTCGTCGAGCCCGGCGTGCGCACCGGCGTCCCGCTGCTGGTCGACAACCCGCGGGAGGTGGGGGCGGACCGGCTGGTCAACACCCTCGCCGCGCACCACCTCTACCGCACCGCCTGCGTGGTGGTCGACTTCGGGACCTCGACCAACGTCGACGTGATCTCGGCGAAGGGTGAGTTCCTCGGCGGCGCGTTCGCGCCGGGCATCGAGATCTCGGTGGACGCGCTGGCCGCCCGGGCGGCGGCGCTGCGCAAGGTCGAGCTCGCCCGGCCGCGGTCGGTGATCGGGAAGAACACGGTGGAGTGCTTGCAGTCCGGCATCGTGTTCGGGTTCGCCGGCCAGGTCGACGGGCTGGTGCGGCGGATCGTGCGGGAGCTGACCGCGCGCACCCACGAACCAGTCACCGTGCTCGGCACCGGCGGGCTCGCGCCGCTGGTGATCGGCGAGTCGGAGACGATCACCGAGCACGTGCCGGATCTGACGCTGCTCGGCCTGCGGCTCGCCTTCGAACGGCAGACGCGGTAA